From a region of the Gemmatimonadota bacterium genome:
- a CDS encoding NADH-quinone oxidoreductase subunit H: protein MAMIASLAVQAIQILLVLILAPGLTGLVRKAKARLFRRQGPPLFQPYRDLLRMLRKEVVLAENASWLFRTTPYLILAVTWVAASLVPTFATALLFSGAADLLVIIALLGSARFFLALAGMDVGTSFGGIGSSREVMIGSLAEPAMLMVVFTLALIAGSTQFSTITSVLASEGIGLRPSLGLGLAALIMVAIAENSRIPVDNPATHLELTMVHEAMVLEYSGRHLAVLELAAWLKLLLYVSLIGSVFFPWGLAPASTGFAAMSVGAGAYFAKLVLGGFLLAMLETTVAKMRVFRVPDFLGAGLMLGLLATLLLFLARSL from the coding sequence CTGGCCATGATCGCCTCGCTCGCCGTCCAGGCGATTCAGATCCTTCTGGTGCTGATCCTTGCGCCCGGCCTCACAGGACTCGTTCGAAAAGCGAAGGCCCGGCTTTTCCGACGCCAAGGCCCACCGCTATTTCAGCCCTATCGCGACCTCCTGAGGATGCTGCGCAAGGAGGTCGTGCTCGCGGAGAATGCCTCCTGGCTCTTCCGGACCACGCCCTACCTCATTCTCGCCGTGACATGGGTCGCGGCGTCGCTTGTGCCCACCTTTGCGACTGCCCTTCTCTTCTCCGGGGCAGCCGACCTGCTCGTCATCATCGCCCTCCTGGGAAGTGCGCGCTTCTTTCTGGCACTCGCCGGAATGGACGTCGGTACGTCGTTCGGCGGGATCGGCTCGAGCCGCGAGGTGATGATCGGCTCGCTCGCCGAGCCAGCGATGCTGATGGTCGTCTTCACCCTGGCCCTGATCGCCGGATCCACGCAGTTCTCGACGATCACCTCCGTCCTCGCCTCGGAGGGGATCGGACTCCGGCCCTCGCTCGGCCTGGGCCTCGCTGCGCTGATCATGGTGGCGATCGCGGAGAACTCGCGGATTCCCGTGGACAATCCGGCCACGCACCTGGAGCTCACGATGGTCCATGAGGCGATGGTCCTCGAGTATTCCGGACGGCATCTGGCGGTTCTCGAGCTCGCCGCCTGGCTCAAGCTCCTCCTTTACGTGTCCCTCATCGGAAGCGTGTTCTTTCCTTGGGGGCTGGCTCCGGCCAGCACCGGCTTCGCCGCGATGTCGGTGGGGGCGGGTGCGTACTTCGCCAAGTTGGTCCTCGGCGGCTTCCTCCTTGCCATGCTCGAGACGACGGTCGCGAAGATGAGGGTCTTCCGCGTGCCCGACTTCCTGGGAGCCGGACTCATGCTGGGGCTGCTGGCGACGCTCCTCCTCTTCCTCGCTCGGAGTCTGTAG
- a CDS encoding hydrogenase-4 component E has product MTTDLQFDVAHFLAAGMVLLSFLMLYQDRMYALLDVFRLHAVLLALSVTWQAYMQSAPHLLVTAGIALVFKAFIVPTALRRIVVRLGIHREIETVGGVGLTMLAGMGLVALSMVVILKVTPGADALAREDLAFALSVVLLGLLLMVTRRNAVTQVIGFMSLENGLVLAATGAMGMPLVVEISVAFSVLIAFIVIGIFLFRIRERFDTVDVHALDRFRGERE; this is encoded by the coding sequence ATGACGACAGACCTCCAATTCGACGTCGCACACTTCCTCGCCGCGGGCATGGTTCTGCTGAGCTTTCTGATGCTCTATCAGGACCGCATGTACGCCTTGCTCGACGTCTTCAGGCTCCATGCCGTCTTACTCGCGCTCTCGGTCACCTGGCAGGCCTACATGCAGTCGGCCCCGCATCTCCTGGTGACCGCGGGGATCGCGCTCGTCTTCAAGGCGTTCATCGTCCCGACGGCACTGCGCCGGATCGTCGTACGTCTCGGCATTCATCGTGAGATCGAGACCGTGGGTGGCGTCGGACTCACCATGCTCGCGGGCATGGGGCTCGTTGCCCTGTCCATGGTCGTGATCCTGAAGGTCACTCCGGGGGCAGATGCCCTGGCCCGGGAGGATCTGGCCTTCGCGCTGTCCGTCGTGCTCCTCGGCCTCCTTCTGATGGTAACGCGGCGAAACGCGGTCACGCAGGTCATCGGGTTCATGTCGCTCGAGAATGGCCTGGTCCTGGCCGCGACGGGCGCGATGGGAATGCCCCTCGTGGTCGAGATCAGCGTCGCCTTTTCCGTTCTGATCGCGTTCATCGTGATCGGGATCTTCCTCTTCCGCATCCGTGAGCGCTTCGACACGGTGGACGTGCATGCCCTGGACCGGTTCAGAGGAGAGCGGGAATGA
- a CDS encoding hydrogenase 4 subunit F, with protein MTGLPIGGEVATLLIPLIAAAVLAALPGYRVTARLNVIATFATLVAALSLFFTERPLPGPYLIVDDLNIVFLVLTTFVAFTTSIFSASYIAHELATGRLTPAYLRFYHATYQLLMFGMNLALLANNIGVMWVAIELATLTTVLMVGIYRTHEALEAAWKYFILGSVGIGLALFGTVLVYLAAQPVVGEGLNAMVWTILVERAGELDPGLLDVAFVFLLLGYGTKVGLAPLHAWLPDAHAEGPTPISAVLSGLLLNVALHAILRFKILLAGAPEALSPGPLLVTLGLVSLVFAGFMLYRRRDIKRLFAYSSIEHMGIIAFAFGMGGPLANFAGLLHMVMHSLTKSAIFFVVGHIAQVKGTQKIADIRGLTVSHPALGWALVLGVVAIAGMPPLGIFMSEFLVVSSTFARQPLLAVPLVSGLLVGFGALFLRLTGLAFGEPFGESAPDEASYVPIYVHLALVLVAGVYLPPTLVVWFQHVAGLLG; from the coding sequence ATGACCGGCCTCCCCATCGGCGGCGAGGTCGCCACCCTTCTGATCCCCCTGATCGCGGCCGCCGTCCTGGCCGCGCTTCCCGGATATCGGGTGACCGCCCGCCTCAACGTGATCGCGACCTTCGCGACGCTGGTCGCCGCCCTCTCGCTCTTCTTCACCGAGCGACCGCTCCCCGGACCCTATCTCATCGTAGACGACCTCAACATCGTCTTCCTGGTGCTGACCACCTTCGTCGCCTTCACGACGAGCATCTTCAGCGCGAGCTACATAGCCCACGAGCTCGCCACGGGCCGTCTGACGCCGGCCTACCTGCGGTTCTACCACGCGACGTACCAGCTCCTGATGTTCGGGATGAACCTCGCGCTACTCGCGAACAACATCGGCGTGATGTGGGTGGCGATCGAGCTGGCGACGCTCACCACGGTGCTGATGGTCGGGATCTACCGCACCCACGAGGCCCTGGAGGCGGCATGGAAGTACTTCATTCTCGGGAGCGTCGGGATCGGACTGGCCCTGTTCGGGACCGTCCTGGTTTACCTCGCGGCCCAGCCCGTCGTGGGCGAAGGCCTGAACGCGATGGTCTGGACCATCCTCGTCGAACGAGCGGGAGAGCTGGACCCGGGGCTCCTCGATGTCGCCTTCGTGTTTCTGCTTCTCGGATATGGAACCAAGGTCGGGCTGGCACCCCTGCACGCATGGCTCCCCGACGCGCACGCCGAGGGGCCCACCCCGATCTCGGCGGTCCTGTCGGGGCTCCTTCTGAACGTCGCCCTTCACGCCATTCTGCGATTCAAGATCCTGCTGGCCGGAGCGCCGGAGGCGCTCTCGCCGGGTCCTCTGTTGGTGACGCTTGGACTCGTGTCGCTGGTCTTCGCCGGCTTCATGCTCTATCGCAGACGGGACATCAAGCGACTCTTCGCCTATTCCTCGATCGAGCATATGGGGATCATCGCCTTCGCCTTCGGGATGGGAGGACCGCTGGCCAACTTCGCCGGCCTCCTCCACATGGTGATGCACTCGCTCACGAAGTCCGCGATTTTTTTCGTCGTGGGCCACATCGCGCAGGTGAAGGGAACGCAGAAGATCGCCGACATCCGCGGGCTCACCGTGAGCCATCCGGCTCTCGGATGGGCGTTGGTGCTCGGTGTCGTGGCCATCGCGGGGATGCCCCCCCTCGGAATCTTCATGAGCGAGTTCCTCGTCGTCTCGTCCACCTTCGCCCGCCAGCCGCTTTTGGCGGTTCCTCTCGTGTCGGGACTCCTCGTCGGATTTGGCGCCCTCTTTCTCCGGCTCACCGGACTGGCCTTCGGGGAGCCGTTCGGTGAGTCCGCGCCGGACGAAGCGTCGTACGTGCCGATCTACGTCCACCTCGCGCTCGTGCTGGTGGCCGGCGTCTACCTTCCGCCGACGCTGGTGGTCTGGTTCCAGCATGTCGCGGGTCTTCTGGGATAG
- a CDS encoding nickel-dependent hydrogenase large subunit has translation MDLHTIVAEARRVGAHRPWPRVVVTADGWEAAIASMVAGDLTLLGLWGDGPTVHMAVLVESTTEIAVLSLPCPTGRYPSVGRKHAAAIRPERALRDLTSLVPVGLPDERPWLDHGRWGLRHPLGEKSANVGAPPTYAFLPAEGESLHQIPVGPVHAGIIEPGHFRFTANGEAVVRLEERLGYTHKGIEGLMEGADLATAARLAGRVSGDSTVAYALAFARAVEAALEIEAPPRAARLRAVMAEVERIANHIGDIGAICNDASFGLMHAHCGVLRERVLRFAQGAFGHRLMMDAIVPGGVAVDLSADDASQLRSLLRLLRRDFQPLVELYDGTASLQDRTVGTGILKPALAGAFGASGFVGRASGRAFDARRALRYPPFDVLEFEVPVLEEGDVNARVWIRIREVEQSLALLSALADLPEGPIRRELPIRAGEGMAIAEGFRGDVLAWVRMDGEGKLLRCHLRDPSWFQWPLLEAAVEGNIVADFPLCNKSFNCSYSGHDV, from the coding sequence ATGGACCTGCACACGATCGTCGCGGAAGCCCGACGGGTGGGGGCGCACCGTCCATGGCCGCGCGTGGTGGTGACCGCGGACGGCTGGGAGGCCGCGATCGCGAGCATGGTCGCGGGCGACCTCACCCTTCTGGGACTTTGGGGCGATGGGCCGACGGTTCACATGGCCGTCCTCGTCGAGAGCACCACCGAGATCGCGGTCCTGAGCCTCCCCTGCCCGACGGGTCGTTATCCTTCCGTAGGGAGGAAGCACGCGGCGGCGATCCGCCCGGAGCGGGCGCTCCGCGACCTCACCAGCCTCGTGCCGGTCGGCCTCCCCGACGAGCGCCCCTGGCTCGACCACGGCCGCTGGGGCCTCCGCCACCCGCTCGGCGAAAAGAGCGCGAACGTAGGCGCTCCGCCGACTTATGCCTTCCTCCCGGCCGAGGGCGAAAGCCTCCACCAGATCCCCGTGGGACCGGTCCACGCTGGAATCATCGAGCCGGGGCATTTCCGTTTCACCGCGAACGGCGAAGCGGTTGTCCGGCTAGAGGAAAGGCTCGGTTACACGCACAAGGGCATCGAGGGCCTGATGGAGGGTGCCGACCTCGCGACCGCGGCTCGGCTCGCCGGACGTGTATCGGGGGATTCGACGGTTGCCTATGCGCTCGCGTTCGCTCGGGCCGTCGAAGCAGCCCTGGAAATCGAGGCGCCCCCTCGGGCCGCTCGGCTCCGAGCGGTGATGGCCGAGGTCGAACGTATTGCCAACCACATCGGAGACATCGGCGCGATCTGCAACGACGCCTCCTTTGGGCTCATGCACGCGCACTGCGGCGTGCTCCGGGAAAGGGTCCTTCGATTCGCGCAGGGGGCATTCGGGCACCGGCTGATGATGGACGCGATCGTGCCCGGCGGGGTCGCGGTTGACCTTTCCGCCGATGACGCATCGCAGCTCCGCTCCCTCCTCCGACTTCTCCGACGCGATTTTCAGCCGCTCGTCGAGCTATACGACGGTACCGCCTCGCTCCAGGATCGCACGGTTGGCACCGGGATCCTGAAACCGGCGCTGGCAGGCGCTTTCGGGGCCAGCGGGTTCGTCGGGCGTGCCTCGGGCCGCGCCTTCGACGCAAGGCGGGCGCTTCGGTATCCGCCCTTCGATGTTTTGGAGTTCGAGGTGCCGGTTCTCGAAGAGGGTGATGTCAACGCGCGCGTCTGGATCCGGATCCGTGAGGTCGAGCAGTCCCTCGCACTGCTCTCCGCGCTGGCCGACCTGCCGGAGGGTCCGATTCGCCGCGAGCTCCCGATCCGGGCCGGCGAGGGAATGGCCATCGCCGAGGGATTCCGCGGGGACGTCCTGGCCTGGGTGCGGATGGACGGGGAGGGAAAGCTCCTCCGCTGCCACCTCCGCGACCCTTCCTGGTTCCAGTGGCCGCTCCTGGAAGCGGCCGTCGAGGGAAACATCGTCGCCGACTTTCCGCTGTGTAACAAGTCGTTCAACTGCTCATACTCGGGACACGACGTCTAG
- a CDS encoding NADH-quinone oxidoreductase subunit B family protein: MRKLLFQGLVRPPFTEVAPAISAEELAELSARLDAVARRRLGRGLAIRQVDAGSCNGCELEIHALHNAFYDLERFGLRFVASPRHADVLLVTGPVTKNMAEALARTYEATPEPKWVVSAGACALDGGIFAPSYAVVGGVGQVIPVDLHIPGCPPTPADLLKGLVSLLEPR; this comes from the coding sequence ATGCGGAAGCTGTTGTTCCAGGGTCTCGTTCGCCCCCCCTTCACGGAGGTTGCGCCAGCGATCAGTGCGGAAGAGCTCGCTGAGCTGTCCGCGCGGCTTGACGCGGTAGCGCGGCGCCGGCTCGGGCGAGGCCTGGCCATCCGCCAGGTCGACGCGGGATCGTGCAACGGCTGTGAGCTCGAGATCCACGCGCTCCACAATGCCTTCTACGATCTGGAGCGGTTCGGACTCCGTTTTGTCGCCTCTCCCCGCCACGCCGACGTTCTCTTGGTCACCGGACCAGTGACGAAGAACATGGCCGAGGCGCTCGCGCGAACCTACGAGGCGACTCCGGAACCAAAGTGGGTCGTAAGTGCCGGCGCTTGTGCGCTCGACGGCGGGATCTTCGCGCCGTCGTACGCCGTGGTCGGCGGGGTTGGCCAGGTGATCCCCGTGGATCTCCACATCCCGGGTTGCCCCCCGACGCCGGCGGACTTGCTGAAGGGTCTCGTCTCGCTCCTCGAACCAAGGTAG